AAAATCGCCATTTTCATCGATACGCTGCGACACGCCAAAGCTCGACACAAGAATTTCGGGCTTGTTGGGTATCTGTTCAGACAAGGGACTCTTCGGTGTGGCTTTTTCCAGCGCTGTTCCGCTAGCTAAAGCATATGCCATGCGCATCAGCTTGGGGCTGTAGATTGCCACCACGCCAATTTGCCCCTGGCCGCTACTGGGCATATTCTCGATGACTTTGTACGACTGTAGCCCGGCAACCATTGCTTCAGCAGATGATCGGGTCAGGCGCTGATATTCTTCCGATGCTCTGGCCATGCTCAGCAGCTCGTCTTTCGTCACGTCCGCTCGTTTTTTCCCATTTTGCTCCAAGAGTTCATCCAACTTTAAATGAAGCAGTTGATTTATCTTTTGCATGATGGTGGGCTCTGCATAATCGACACTGTCGAGCCTTTGGATGTTTCCCTCTGCATAACTGAGCGTAGCTTCCGTTTGCACCCGTTGACCCAGATACTCGGCCAGCATTTGCTTCGCCCTCAACATGCCCATATCGTAGGCATTGACTCTTGCATCGATAATATCCGGCGACGACGGAGATGCCTGTATGATCCCTACACCGGTTGCTACAAAAAAGGCTTCGCCATTGCGTCTATTTTCGCCTAAAGTCCAATTTTGGTTTGCCACATACTCATCGAGAAGGGCTGAAACGCTAGTATGGCTCTCTGTCTCTACGGAGGCTGAGTCCGGTCCGAAGACTGTATCATCCGCAGGCTCGGCATGTGCCAACATTGCGGAGCACAATACCATTGTCCCGATATATTTTATGTGCATGTTAATCTCCTTTTTTGTCTATTTTGGGTAACCATAAAGCCTTGTCGCCATGGCCTCAAAGTGGATTGTTTTTCCTTCAGAATCCCAGCTGCCTACTCCTTTTAGCCCCTGCAATATTTGCCTAGCGTGTTGAGAAATATAAACCTTTAGGGTATCGACATCCTTGGGCTCTTCTGCTGTTAGCGAGCGTTCAACCGATACAGCGGAACCAAGATATTGAGCCAGTTCTGCCCTTGCTTTGCTCTGAGCAACCTTTTGGCAGCGGATAATCTCTCGAGGATCATCGGGCGTCTTCATCTCTGTCCACCCCACGGTTGCCAGATACAATCCTCCATATATTTGCTTGATGGCGACGCCCCCGACAGTGGAAAGGTCGGGATCATCCCGTATAGACTTGAGAATTGCGCTTTTCTCTTCAGAACGATCGGTTGTCGCAACTTTTGTCTCGGCCCTGCAGATAAGTCCCGTAGCACAACATATCCAAAACAATATGCCAAAATGCGCAATATCTTTTATCCGCCAACTACTTATTCGGGCGAGCATGCAACTGGAGATAATTCCCAATTCCGTATTCATTATACCATTTTTGCGGCCTATACTCTTAATCCCTGACGTATGATGGCATGAAGTGCACCCCGTTGGCTAGACAAAAAAGTGCCTTGGATAAGGTAGAATCCGGGGGTCTTGGTTTGGCCTTGCTCGGGGCTTTGGCCAACGAGCGGGGCAAGGGAGCCCGCCTGCTGCGCCCCAGCTCCCGCGTTCCGCGGAGCCTGTCCCCGAAGGGGCCGCCCGAAGGGCGGAAGGCGGAGCGGAACGCGGGAGCTGGAAATGGTTTTCTTCATGCGGTTTTTCTCGCCGCGTAGACTTCGGCCGGGATGGCGTACTGCAGCGCTTCGTGAATGCGTCGATGGCAGTAGAAATCCATGTAGTTCTTCAGCCCCCGGTACAGTTCCAGCCCGTTGGCCGCCGCATGCAGATACACGTGCTCGTACTTCACGTTGCGCCAAAAGCGTTCGACGATCACGTTGTCCAACGCCCGGCCCTTTCCATCCATGCTGATCCGGATCCCCTGTTCCAGCAAACGTACCGTGAAGTCCTCGCTGGTGAACTGCGCGCCCTGGTCGCTGTTGAAGATCTCGGGCTTGCGTCCGGTCGCCAACGCGTCGGCCAGCGCGTCCAGGCAGAATCCGACGTCGCAGGTGTTTGAAAGCCGCCACGACAGCACGTGCCGGCTGTACCAGTCCAGGATGGCCACGAGGAACAGGTGTCCCCGCGCCATGGGCAGGTAGGTGATGTCCGTGCACCAGACCTGGTCCGGCCGCAAAATGGGCACGTTCCTCAGCAAATACGGGTATTTTTTGTGCTGCGGATGCGGCACGCTGGTCTGCGGGCCCGGCGCGACCGAGGCAATGTTCATGGCCCGTTCTGGCACTGAGGCCGACCCTCCAGAAAGCCGTGAGCTCCTGTTGGAGGATGGTTGTTTTTCCGCGTCCATCTGTGGTTGCCTGCCCCGGACAGCCCCGCTTGACCGAAGTCCCATTCCACCAACCCCATTGCATTGCCAACGGGCTTCGACTAGATTCCAGCCATGACCAGCAGCCAAATCCAAAACGCCGTTTCAGCCGTGCTGCCGAAAATCGTCGCTCAGGTCGCACCCCTCAAGGTGTTTCTTTTCGGGTCGGCGATTCACCAAAAACCCGCTGCCGTCCACGATCTGGATTTTCTGGTGGTCGTTCCCGACCGCACCCGGCCCGCCGCCGTCGCGGACCGGCTCAACGTGGGGGTGCGCGACAAACCCATGCCGTGCGACTTTCTAGTCGCCACGCCCTCCCTTTTGGCCAAACATCGCCATCGCCGGGATTCCGTTTATGCCGCCGCTTTGGCCGAAGGCCGTCAAATCTATGCCCGATAATGCCGTCCACGAGTGGCTGCGCGACGCCAGAGGCGATTTGGCTCTGGCTTCGGTCGCCAAAACCCGCCAAATCCGCTACGCCCACCTTTGCTTTCATGCCCAGCAGGCCGCCGAGAAATCCCTGAAAGCCGTGCTTCTCGCCTCCAACCGGGACATGCCCCGAACTCACGATTTGGCCTTTTTGATGGA
This genomic window from Spartobacteria bacterium contains:
- a CDS encoding IS3 family transposase, translating into MGLRSSGAVRGRQPQMDAEKQPSSNRSSRLSGGSASVPERAMNIASVAPGPQTSVPHPQHKKYPYLLRNVPILRPDQVWCTDITYLPMARGHLFLVAILDWYSRHVLSWRLSNTCDVGFCLDALADALATGRKPEIFNSDQGAQFTSEDFTVRLLEQGIRISMDGKGRALDNVIVERFWRNVKYEHVYLHAAANGLELYRGLKNYMDFYCHRRIHEALQYAIPAEVYAARKTA
- a CDS encoding nucleotidyltransferase domain-containing protein, giving the protein MTSSQIQNAVSAVLPKIVAQVAPLKVFLFGSAIHQKPAAVHDLDFLVVVPDRTRPAAVADRLNVGVRDKPMPCDFLVATPSLLAKHRHRRDSVYAAALAEGRQIYAR
- a CDS encoding HEPN domain-containing protein produces the protein MPPLWPKAVKSMPDNAVHEWLRDARGDLALASVAKTRQIRYAHLCFHAQQAAEKSLKAVLLASNRDMPRTHDLAFLMDALPENANVPPALLALPTLNKYAVQYRYPGQDMPIHRRDWLKAIAFARDALDWAALAVDRLRRHRP